One window of Camelina sativa cultivar DH55 chromosome 4, Cs, whole genome shotgun sequence genomic DNA carries:
- the LOC104783798 gene encoding uncharacterized protein LOC104783798 — MQKKYMKKEREDAPKPSPGDLSFDSYTLYFKGLRKWQRETGFGTGFGVAICREDDRDNLLFQMKGPLDETVLSIWEADIMALKIGLTKALNLGINHISICFDDPELFEFAMGRRSAPKNEKIASLMDDVQRIRQGFVTSIPLLVTDSQTKFVCDLAMETIVSDVSVPTTPRAAGAEKMFCVDSCLHKFFVEYMKQHIELRLNQGRVPRCPHVGCTSSLDLRSCAHLLTPKLKVLWEQRFKEESVPVCDRFHCPNPTCWALMSKTELTESSEDGVRRSCYECRKPFCINCKVLWHSNLSCDEYKKRSLGRKSSTTMWRQCRSCQHMNKLSQERIVVTCRCGYRFCYKCGSEWKSGGCSHRILLLRDMLVAGEEFDLDRPTDRFVCISQAIEDIQQGKMVIVVDDEDRKTIEI, encoded by the exons ATGCAGAAGAAATACATGAAGAAAGAACGAGAAGATGCCCCAAAACCCTCACCGGGGGATTTAAGTTTTGACTCGTACACCCTTTACTTCAAGGGTTTGAGAAAGTGGCAGAGAGAAACCGGGTTTGGGACCGGATTTGGGGTTGCAATTTGCAGAGAAGACGATCGTGATAATCTCTTGTTTCAGATGAAGGGGCCACTTGATGAGACCGTCCTTTCAATTTGGGAGGCTGACATTATGGCCTTGAAGATAGGACTAACCAAAGCCCTAAATTTGGGGATCAATCATATCTCAATCTGCTTTGATGATCCTGAGCTTTTCGAattt GCCATGGGGAGGAGATCCGCGCCTAAGAATGAGAAAATCGCCTCGTTGATGGATGATGTGCAACGTATCAGACAAGGATTTGTAACGAGCATCCCTCTTCTTGTGACTGATAGTCAAACTAAATTTGTGTGTGATCTCGCAATGGAAACAATAGTTTCTGACGTGAGCGTACCTACTACGCCCCGTGCTGCTGGAGCTgagaagatgttttgtgttgATTCGTGCCTTCATAAGTTCTTTGTGGAGTACATGAAACAACATATAGAACTGAGGCTAAACCAGGGACGTGTACCAAGATGTCCTCATGTTGGCTGCACATCAAGCCTGGATCTTAGAAGCTGTGCTCATCTTTTGACACCTAAACTCAAAGTGCTGTGGGAACAAAGGTTTAAAGAGGAATCGGTTCCTGTATGTGACAGATTCCATTGCCCAAATCCAACCTGCTGGGCTTTGATGTCCAAGACCGAGCTCACTGAATCTAGTGAAGATGGAGTAAGGAGAAGCTGCTATGAATGCCGTAAACCCTTTTGCATTAACTGCAAAGTTCTGTGGCATAGTAACTTGTCGTGCGATGAGTACAAAAAAAGGTCGTTGGGTCGAAAGTCTAGTACAACAATGTGGCGTCAATGTAGAAGTTGCCAACATATGAACAAACTATCGCAAGAACGCATCGTTGTAACTTGCAG GTGTGGCTATAGGTTTTGCTACAAATGTGGATCTGAATGGAAGTCTGGAGGTTGCTCTCATCGTATCCTATTGCTGAGGGATATGTTGGTTGCT GGTGAAGAGTTCGATCTTGATCGACCTACTGATAGATTTGTGTGTATTTCTCAAGCTATTGAGGATATTCAACAGGGCAAG aTGGTAATTGTTGTAGATGATGAGGACAGAAAAACGATTGAGATTTGA
- the LOC109132485 gene encoding uncharacterized protein LOC109132485 — protein sequence MPPKTKVASRGRGGRTATDVRIFNCSRSSSHSSNPSERTDSATQSATHSHQSCPSQFPPTNPAPISSPLPTTDPPSRTNQPSRTNQPSSSHPPSRTNQPSSSHPPSRTNQPSSSHPPRRILTPPPIPQQAPLPVPHPQPPPIPQQAPLPVPHPQPQPELVPEGDNGDEANEEEQNPNQNVDHYQDLLDGLLALPGREHLPLLSQHPIPGVETLWFNRHKGKLSRVIAGILRRKFDGPYYSWKVTPQHIQERYFRTFARKYNWDIGITELVKEGFLKIAKSRMKGIVSQVRRSGVQPPWIGDKVWPIMCEYWNTPDAMERSENASHCRNSDRGGLGVHKHLAGQKSYVQIHQEMEEELGRPVSLVEVFLKTHTRPDGSFVDQKAKQVAETYEKTIEDRQTDTDNDGPDGSESSTHRTLSLEERNEIFLECTQTDNRGNPFGLGSLVETLRKGKRKESYASSSAATLAELQDQLRRKISEHESENARRDQEHRESQAVINKLVLFISEKIPEYSAFTVPPPAATQPAIAPTTTAQPIDGGTTPPSSPAAQTPTSNTSSN from the exons ATGCCTCCTAAGACCAAGGTTGCTTCCAGAGGTCGCGGTGGCAGAACCGCCACCGATGTCCGAATCTTCAATTGTAGCAGATCCTCTTCTCATTCGTCAAACCCTTCTGAACGCACAGACTCTGCGACACAGTCTGCAACCCATTCACATCAAAGCTGTCCTTCACAGTTTCCCCCGACAAATCCAGCGCCAATAAGTAGTCCATTGCCGACTACAGATCCACCGTCGAGGACAAATCAACCGTCGAGGACAAACCAACCGTCGAGTAGTCATCCACCGTCGAGGACAAACCAACCGTCGAGTAGTCATCCACCGTCGAGGACAAATCAACCGTCGAGTAGTCATCCACCGCGGAGGATACTTACACCGCCTCCGATTCCTCAACAAGCGCCTCTTCCTGTTCCTCACCCTCAACCGCCTCCTATTCCTCAACAAGCGCCTCTTCCTGTTCCTCACCCTCAACCGCAACCGGAGCTTGTTCCAGAGGGAGATAACGGCGACGAAGCAaacgaggaagaacaaaaccctaatcaaaatGTCGATCACTACCAAGATCTGTTAGATGGTTTGCTAGCTCTTCCAGGCCGAGAACATCTACCACTCCTGTCTCAGCATCCTATCCCTGGAGTCGAAACTCTATG GTTTAACCGGCACAAAGGAAAGCTTTCTCGAGTCATTGCTGGAATCTTAAGGAGAAAGTTTGATGGGCCTTACTACAGTTGGAAGGTTACTCCACAACACATTCAAGAGCGATACTTCAGGACATTTGCG CGGAAGTATAATTGGGATATCGGGATTACTGAGCTTGTTAAAgaaggtttcttgaagatagCAAAGAGCAGGATGAAAGGCATTGTCAGTCAAGTTAGGAGGAGTGGTGTACAACCACCATGGATTGGTGATAAAGTATGGCCTATTATGTGCGAATATTGGAACACCCCTGATGCCATGGAGAGGAGTGAGAATGCTTCTCATTGCAGAAACTCGGACCGTGGAGGCCTTGGAGTGCACAAACACTTAGCTGGTCAGAAATCATATGTAcaaattcatcaagaaatg GAGGAAGAGCTGGGGCGTCCTGTATCACTGGTCGAAGTGTTTCTTAAAACACACACTCGGCCAGATGGATCATTTGTGGATCAAAAAGCCAAACAAGTTGCTGAGACCTATGAGAAGACCATAGAAGACAGACAAACTGACACGGACAATGATGGTCCAGATGGTTCAGAGAGTTCAACACATCGAACTCTTTCCcttgaagaaagaaatgagATCTTCCTTGAG tGTACTCAAACAGATAACAGAGGTAACCCATTTGGCCTTGGATCACTTGTTGAGACACTaaggaaaggaaaaaggaaagagagttaTGCGAGCTCTTCTGCAGCAACTCTTGCGGAGCTTCAAGATCAACTTCGGCGCAAGATATCTGAACATGAGTCTGAGAATGCACGACGTGATCAGGAACACCGAGAGTCTCAAGCTGTGATCAACAAGCTTGTCCTCTTCATCTCTGAAAAAATTCCTGAATACTCAGCTTTTACGGTTCCTCCTCCTGCAGCCACCCAACCAGCTATCGCGCCTACAACCACTGCACAACCCATCGATGGAGGCACCACACCACCCTCCAGTCCAGCTGCACAAACCCCTACCTCTAATACTTCTTCCAACTAA
- the LOC104783799 gene encoding uncharacterized protein LOC104783799, producing MHKKNMKKEGDLVREDAPKPTIGKPSPGDLSSDSYILYFKGLRNWQWQIATGLTLAGFGVAIQREDDDNILFQMNGLLDDSDVSIWEVEFMALKLGLNKALSLGINHISFYCDDHDIFELVMGRLAPTSVKIALLMDDVQTIRQKFTTSIPVLVTRTRPKFVFDLAMETLPKPLFGKAGNMFSVACSHRFGVEYMKEQIELTLNQGGLPRCPHPGCKSNLTLRSCAHLLTPKLKEMWEQRVNEDSIPVCDRFHCPNPSCWGLMSKTELLESSEDGVRISCYKCRKPFCINCKVMWHSNLSCAEYRRSGGKPSTTLWRQCRSCQHMNKLFDRRITVTCRCGYRFCYKCGSQWKFGGCFHHHQFLMKVVVALVFFLILFYV from the exons atgcacaagaaaaacatgaagaaagaaggCGATCTTGTACGAGAAGATGCCCCAAAACCCACCATTGGAAAACCCTCACCGGGAGATCTAAGTTCTGACTCGTACATCCTTTACTTCAAGGGTTTGAGAAACTGGCAGTGGCAGATAGCAACGGGTTTAACATTGGCTGGATTTGGGGTTGCAATTCAGAGAGAAGACGATGATAATATCTTGTTTCAGATGAACGGGCTACTTGATGACTCAGACGTTTCAATTTGGGAGGTTGAGTTTATGGCATTGAAGCTAGGACTAAACAAAGCCCTAAGTTTGGGGATCAATCATATCTCATTTTACTGCGATGACCATGATATTTTCGAATTG GTCATGGGGAGATTGGCTCCTACGAGTGTGAAAATCGCCTTGTTGATGGATGATGTGCAAACCATCAGACAAAAATTTACAACGAGCATCCCTGTTCTTGTGACTAGAACTCGGCCTAAGTTTGTCTTTGATCTCGCAATGGAAACACTACCTAAGCCTCTTTTTGGTAAAGCTGGTAATATGTTTTCCGTCGCTTGCTCTCATCGGTTCGGTGTGGAGTACATGAAAGAACAAATAGAACTGACGCTAAACCAGGGAGGCCTACCTAGGTGTCCTCATCCTGGCTGCAAATCAAACCTGACTCTTCGAAGTTGTGCCCATCTTTTGACACCTAAACTAAAAGAGATGTGGGAACAAAGGGTCAATGAGGACTCAATCCCTGTATGTGACAGATTCCATTGCCCTAATCCAAGTTGCTGGGGTTTGATGTCCAAGACCGAGCTCCTTGAATCTAGTGAAGATGGAGTTAGGATAAGCTGCTATAAATGCCGCAAACCCTTTTGCATTAACTGCAAAGTTATGTGGCATAGTAACTTGTCGTGCGCGGAGTACAGGAGGTCTGGTGGAAAGCCTAGTACAACATTGTGGCGTCAATGTAGAAGTTGCCAGCACATGAACAAACTATTCGACCGACGCATCACTGTAACttgcag GTGTGGCTATAGGTTTTGTTACAAATGTGGATCTCAATGGAAGTTTGGAGGTTGCTTTCATCATCACCAATTTCTGATGAAGGTGGTGGTTGCTTTAGtcttctttttaattcttttttatgtttag
- the LOC104780379 gene encoding LOW QUALITY PROTEIN: uncharacterized protein LOC104780379 (The sequence of the model RefSeq protein was modified relative to this genomic sequence to represent the inferred CDS: substituted 2 bases at 2 genomic stop codons) translates to MLKRFTGSSSSTTQLCSLYFKGLVGEDSLAGFGVAICGHRDDLLFQLNGPIHGSNNITVLEAELMTLKRGLWKLRVWGNPKTIFVTGNKIRYVYELAKEKIVSEIGKSVDPPPSSLNGLEKMKLGAVASDAVNPYASIANFGKXQSVASMWKVSTYDQTLRRMHQSNMQVLSVYCXCIGVAIPFATHVEPNGSKAVALIEQ, encoded by the exons ATGCTCAAGAGATTTACTGGCTCGAGCTCTAGTACTACTCAGTTGTGCAGCCTTTACTTCAAAGGCTTGGTTGGGGAGGACTCATTGGCTGGATTTGGGGTTGCAATTTGCGGACATAGAGATGATCTCCTGTTTCAGCTGAATGGACCAATTCATGGCTCGAACAACATTACTGTTTTGGAGGCTGAGCTAATGACATTGAAGCGAGGACTATGGAAGCTGCGAGTTTGGGG GAATCCGAAAACGATTTTTGTAACCGGAAACAAAATCAGATATGTTTATGAACTAGCAAAGGAGAAAATAGTTTCGGAGATAGGCAAATCTGTGGACCCTCC ACCGAGCTCTCTAAAtggattggagaagatgaagttAGGAGCTGTTGCATCGGATGCGGTGAACCCTTATGCATCAATTGCAAA CTTTGGCAAATGACAAAGTGTGGCGTCAATGTGGAAAGTGTCAACATATGACCAAACTTTGAGAAGGATGCATCAAAGTAACATGCAGGTATTATC TGTTTATTGTTGATGTATAGGTGTGGCTATACCTTTTGCTACACATGTGGAGCCGAATGGAAGCAAGGCAGTTGCTCTCATCGAGCAGTGA
- the LOC109132486 gene encoding E3 ubiquitin-protein ligase RNF144A-like, whose translation MQPIRKRFASFFLNSPRKTTCNICLDDDINANQMFCVNKCRHRFCYVCMKKHIEVRLLFKGSVIRCPHYRCKSKLTFGSCVDLLTPELKKMWRQNIKEDSIPVKQRIYCPNPRCSALMSLKDLSKSTKEAGVWKYFFNSTEEARVRRRCFESGQLFCINCKVPWHSDLSCDECMRLSPNPTADDIKFEALANRNMWRQCGNCKHMIELAKGCIKVTCRCGHKFCYKCGAKAGDCCHGRLHTYISVQPWSPLHQRSPQPPLQPLLPPPSVYFTILFFAS comes from the exons ATGCAACCTATAAGAAAACGATTTGCATCCTTCTTTCTGAATTCTCCTCGTAAAACGACTTGCAATATCTGTTTAGATGATGATATTAATGCTAATCAGATGTTTTGTGTTAATAAATGTCGCCATCGATTCTGTTACGTGTGCATGAAGAAACATATAGAGGTAAGGCTACTATTTAAGGGAAGTGTGATTAGATGTCCTCACTATCGCTGCAAGTCTAAGCTGACTTTTGGAAGCTGTGTTGATCTTTTGACGCCTGAACTAAAAAAGATGTGGCGACAAAATATCAAAGAGGACTCGATTCCTGTAAAACAGAGAATTTATTGTCCAAACCCGAGGTGCTCCGCTTTAATGTCGTTAAAAGATCTCTCTAAATCTACTAAAGAAGCTGGAGTTTGGAAATACTTCTTTAACTCTACGGAAGAAGCTAGAGTCAGAAGACGCTGCTTCGAAAGCGGTCAACTCTTTTGCATCAACTGTAAAGTTCCATGGCATAGTGACTTGTCGTGCGACGAGTGCATGAGATTGAGCCCAAATCCTACAGCTGATGATAtaaagtttgaagctttagCAAATAGGAATATGTGGCGTCAATGTGGAAATTGCAAACACATGATTGAACTTGCAAAAGGATGCATCAAAGTAACCTGCAG ATGTGGACATAAGTTTTGCTACAAATGTGGAGCTAAGGCTGGAGATTGCTGTCATGGTCGTTTACATACGTATATCTCAGTGCAACCATGGTCGCCGTTACACCAAAGGTCACCACAGCCGCCATTACAGCCGTTGCTGCCGCCTCCATCAGTGTATTTTACCATCTTGTTTTTTGCGTCTTGA